The stretch of DNA CAGAACGAGGACCAAGACCTGGCATTCTGCCGAGCAATTTGATAAATTTTTCGAGCTCTTGACTGGCCATTAGATTTATTCAGGTAATGAAAGCCCGTCAGGGAGTTGCATGCCTGACATGATTTGTTTTGTTTTTTCTTGAACCAATTGGTCAACTTTGTTTTTTGCATTGTTTGTTGCTGCAACGATAAGATCTTCGAGTGTTTCTTTGTCATCAGCTGAAATGATAGATGCATCGATCTCAATTTTTGTCATCTCGCCCTTGCCATTGAGGGTTGCTTTAACCATGCCACCGCCAGATTCAGCAGTGATGGTTGAATTTTTGAGATCATCTTGCAGAGTTGCCATTTTCTTTTGCATCTCTTGAGCTTGTTTCATTAAATTTGCGATATTTTTCATGTTCAT from Alphaproteobacteria bacterium encodes:
- a CDS encoding YbaB/EbfC family nucleoid-associated protein: MNMKNIANLMKQAQEMQKKMATLQDDLKNSTITAESGGGMVKATLNGKGEMTKIEIDASIISADDKETLEDLIVAATNNAKNKVDQLVQEKTKQIMSGMQLPDGLSLPE